The Ruania alba genome has a window encoding:
- a CDS encoding acylphosphatase — translation MRQLIRQLPPLRWRDERIRELRATNRTQKARLEALSAELAEWRARAEEEPRRDGVGAPRTGPKGLPEAAGGPSFQYMLESERRIAVVRRKDGPAPLRISLAGKLYSQSIARAAGVRVPAIYGIWNSIEEIDLAALPEEFVLKSDRGSNSKGVFPIVRAGDRYQIAGIAEPVTAEQVLDRLREAKEARRAPAPYFAEQYLHGREDGEVPPDIKVYAFYGEIGHVHLRAVGRHADNSSVVSKFVDADGTDLGAIDPSRTIDPTLALPEAFEEVVQAARTLSKAAKVPFIRVDLYETADGICFGEYTTRPGGTQWYGVEHDRVLGKRWERAQSRLDADRTAGMPLEPDTLEPEDLPSSRRPSTDRIARRVHVAGHVQGVGYRMHCSRTAERLGVAGWVRNLPDGAVQAWVEGAPDAVGSLLDWLATGPRNAEVTGTQITEEDPQGLSSFEIRR, via the coding sequence GTGCGTCAGCTCATTCGACAACTTCCGCCGTTGCGGTGGCGTGACGAACGGATCCGTGAGCTCCGGGCGACGAACCGGACGCAGAAGGCGAGGCTGGAAGCGTTGTCGGCGGAACTCGCCGAGTGGCGCGCCCGCGCGGAGGAAGAGCCTCGTCGCGACGGCGTGGGTGCACCGCGGACCGGACCGAAAGGGCTCCCGGAGGCCGCGGGCGGCCCGTCCTTCCAGTACATGCTCGAGTCGGAGCGCCGCATCGCCGTGGTGCGGCGCAAGGACGGGCCGGCGCCGCTACGGATCTCCCTGGCCGGGAAGCTGTACTCGCAGTCGATCGCCCGTGCCGCCGGGGTCCGGGTTCCCGCGATCTATGGCATCTGGAACTCCATCGAGGAGATCGATCTGGCCGCGCTGCCGGAGGAGTTCGTGCTCAAGTCCGACCGCGGGTCGAACTCCAAGGGCGTCTTCCCGATTGTACGCGCCGGGGACCGGTACCAGATCGCCGGCATCGCTGAGCCCGTGACGGCCGAGCAGGTGCTCGACAGGCTCCGGGAGGCCAAGGAGGCCCGCCGCGCACCAGCGCCCTATTTCGCGGAACAGTACTTGCACGGACGCGAGGACGGCGAGGTCCCGCCCGACATCAAGGTCTACGCCTTCTACGGCGAGATCGGGCACGTGCACCTGCGCGCCGTGGGCCGCCACGCGGACAACTCCTCGGTCGTGTCCAAGTTCGTCGACGCCGACGGGACTGACCTGGGAGCCATCGACCCCTCCCGGACGATCGACCCGACTTTGGCACTTCCCGAGGCTTTCGAGGAGGTCGTGCAGGCCGCCCGCACGCTCTCCAAGGCGGCCAAGGTGCCATTCATCCGGGTGGACCTCTACGAGACGGCGGACGGGATCTGCTTCGGCGAGTACACCACCCGGCCAGGTGGCACACAGTGGTACGGCGTCGAGCACGACCGCGTGCTCGGCAAGCGCTGGGAACGGGCGCAGTCCCGCCTGGACGCCGATCGCACCGCCGGGATGCCGCTCGAGCCGGACACGCTCGAGCCGGAGGACCTGCCCTCGAGCCGTCGCCCGTCGACCGATCGCATTGCCCGGCGCGTGCACGTCGCCGGGCACGTCCAGGGTGTCGGGTACCGGATGCACTGCTCCCGGACCGCCGAACGGCTGGGCGTGGCCGGGTGGGTGCGCAACCTTCCCGACGGCGCAGTACAGGCGTGGGTGGAAGGCGCACCGGACGCCGTCGGGAGCCTGCTCGACTGGCTGGCCACCGGGCCACGAAACGCCGAGGTGACCGGCACCCAGATCACCGAGGAGGACCCGCAGGGTCTCTCCTCGTTCGAGATCCGTCGCTGA
- a CDS encoding LacI family DNA-binding transcriptional regulator: MADAVGVSVNTVSRALRGESGVSAESRETIRRAAEQLGYVPNVHARSLVLGGPRTIGLVITNVSNPFYAELISAIEQRAADEGYHIVLFLSEESTAREQAAAENVIRSGLDGVIVVPVQGETNPWQAVERAGIPLVVVNRRLDDLDVDTVATDNHAGAYAATSHVIAQGARSIVMLEEDLPITTIDQRIQGFRDALEDASLPLDERQVLMVPTRRSDRAALPWQAGDAYRVTVDLLARGHRPDGCVVGNDYFALGLYRALRERGLRCPEDTLVVGFGDYPFAEFLEPPLSTVRLPAGEVGRAAVDRLLHRVNGAEPRSREVTLVPPELVTRRSTGS; encoded by the coding sequence GTGGCCGACGCCGTCGGAGTATCGGTCAACACGGTCTCGCGGGCGCTCCGCGGCGAGTCCGGCGTGAGCGCAGAATCGCGCGAGACGATCCGACGTGCCGCCGAGCAGCTCGGCTATGTGCCCAACGTGCATGCTCGCTCGCTCGTCCTCGGTGGCCCGCGCACCATCGGTCTGGTCATCACGAACGTCTCGAACCCGTTCTACGCCGAGCTCATCAGCGCGATCGAGCAACGCGCGGCCGACGAGGGCTATCACATCGTCCTGTTCCTCAGCGAGGAGTCGACCGCCCGGGAACAGGCTGCCGCCGAGAATGTGATCCGGTCCGGGCTGGACGGCGTCATCGTGGTCCCGGTGCAGGGGGAGACGAACCCCTGGCAGGCGGTCGAGCGTGCAGGGATCCCGCTCGTCGTGGTCAATCGGCGCCTGGACGATCTCGACGTCGATACCGTGGCCACCGACAACCATGCGGGTGCGTATGCGGCGACCTCCCATGTGATCGCGCAAGGGGCGCGGTCGATCGTGATGCTCGAGGAAGACCTGCCCATCACCACGATCGATCAACGCATCCAGGGGTTCCGGGATGCTCTCGAGGACGCCTCGCTCCCGCTCGACGAACGCCAGGTGCTCATGGTGCCGACTCGGCGCAGTGATCGCGCTGCTCTCCCGTGGCAGGCCGGGGACGCCTATCGCGTGACCGTCGACCTGCTCGCGCGTGGCCACCGGCCGGACGGGTGTGTCGTGGGCAACGACTACTTCGCCTTGGGGCTCTACCGCGCCCTCCGCGAACGGGGTCTGCGATGCCCGGAGGACACGCTGGTGGTCGGGTTCGGGGACTACCCGTTCGCGGAGTTCTTGGAGCCGCCGTTGTCGACGGTGCGGCTGCCTGCTGGAGAGGTCGGTCGCGCCGCGGTCGACCGGCTGCTGCACCGGGTGAACGGTGCTGAGCCCAGGTCACGTGAGGTCACGCTGGTGCCGCCGGAGCTGGTCACCCGGAGATCGACCGGATCCTGA
- a CDS encoding DUF6772 family protein, with amino-acid sequence MTSVDTDSLRAAMRDAIRASDVRLSKYNPLPRILALDDFNEGTNGWTELIGNFNGRGDLDTVDAHMRDFRTPQLSNATFFDTGTHGAMTGTYSLKLATRPYPGHTATAIRRLTMAGRGLVQIEAYLTYKAEAQLGGDEERDRYGEVAWDGNLHPSEAQFGAFTVATDLCGDGGTRYHTVARFQNTDADGNLVRRLSYPVVPEPTPKEHLEGKFALPYAADFTAPDPSDWRYIGDPMEMCFNEVPTKVNWHYVRWLVDTEKRCNVEFQLNDRLIDMSDVPVPVYDEPYESLDNLLNFYFSVRTLSGVRNFLFLDSVVISADW; translated from the coding sequence GTGACCTCGGTCGATACCGACTCGCTGCGCGCGGCGATGCGCGATGCGATCCGCGCCAGCGATGTCCGTCTGTCGAAGTACAACCCGCTGCCCCGCATCCTCGCCCTCGATGACTTCAATGAGGGCACCAACGGATGGACCGAACTGATCGGCAACTTCAATGGCCGGGGCGACCTGGACACGGTCGACGCGCATATGCGCGACTTCCGCACGCCACAGTTGTCGAACGCGACGTTCTTCGACACCGGTACCCACGGTGCGATGACGGGCACCTACTCGCTCAAGCTCGCCACACGTCCGTACCCGGGGCACACGGCGACCGCGATTCGGCGCCTCACCATGGCCGGTCGCGGCTTGGTGCAGATCGAGGCCTACCTGACCTACAAGGCGGAGGCTCAGCTGGGCGGCGATGAGGAGCGTGACCGGTACGGCGAGGTCGCCTGGGACGGCAACCTGCATCCGTCCGAGGCGCAGTTCGGCGCCTTCACGGTGGCGACCGACCTCTGCGGCGATGGGGGGACGAGGTATCACACGGTCGCTCGGTTCCAGAACACCGATGCCGACGGCAACCTCGTGCGTCGTCTGTCCTACCCGGTCGTCCCGGAGCCCACGCCGAAGGAGCACCTCGAGGGGAAGTTCGCGCTGCCCTACGCCGCCGACTTCACCGCCCCCGATCCGAGCGACTGGCGCTATATCGGTGATCCGATGGAGATGTGTTTCAACGAGGTTCCGACCAAGGTCAACTGGCACTACGTGCGGTGGCTCGTCGACACCGAGAAGCGTTGCAACGTCGAGTTCCAGCTGAACGACCGGCTCATCGACATGAGCGACGTTCCCGTCCCTGTCTACGACGAGCCGTACGAGTCCCTGGATAACTTGCTGAACTTCTACTTCTCGGTCCGGACCCTCTCCGGTGTCCGCAACTTCCTGTTCCTCGACTCTGTCGTCATCTCAGCCGATTGGTGA
- the nikB gene encoding nickel ABC transporter permease, whose translation MGAYLARRLMFSVFILWGAVSIIFVVLRLVPSDPARLILGSDATEAEVDALRDEMGLNDPLITQYGTYLGDLLRLDFGDSYRQQRDSFGLVMERLPATLELALVAMVIALVIGILLGVLAALRVNRLSDRIISVGSLLAQSLPSFWIGIVFILIFARGLGVLPSGGTGSPAHMVLPAITLAMPMLAILIRMTRSGLLEVIHEGYIQTARAKGLSERVVIFPHAIRNALIPIVTIVGLQFGGLLAGSVIVEMVFSWPGIGRLLIESIGQRDYNVVQASVLVIAAGFVVANLVVDVLYGYLDPRVRLVSR comes from the coding sequence ATGGGCGCCTACCTGGCCCGACGACTCATGTTCTCGGTCTTCATCCTGTGGGGCGCCGTCTCGATCATCTTCGTAGTGCTTCGACTCGTCCCCTCGGACCCGGCACGCCTGATCCTGGGATCCGACGCCACCGAGGCGGAAGTCGACGCTCTCCGTGACGAGATGGGCCTGAACGACCCGCTCATCACCCAGTACGGGACGTACCTGGGCGATCTGCTCCGCCTCGATTTCGGAGACTCCTACCGGCAGCAGCGCGATTCCTTCGGCTTGGTGATGGAGCGACTCCCCGCCACCTTGGAACTCGCCCTGGTGGCGATGGTCATTGCGCTTGTGATCGGCATCCTGCTGGGCGTGCTCGCTGCCCTGCGAGTCAATCGGCTCAGCGACCGGATCATCTCGGTCGGCTCCTTGTTGGCTCAGTCGCTGCCCTCGTTCTGGATCGGCATCGTGTTCATCCTGATCTTCGCCCGTGGGCTGGGAGTCCTCCCGAGCGGTGGCACCGGTTCACCCGCACACATGGTCCTGCCCGCCATCACCCTGGCGATGCCGATGCTCGCGATCCTGATCCGGATGACCAGGAGCGGACTGCTCGAGGTGATCCACGAGGGATACATCCAGACGGCACGAGCCAAGGGGTTGAGCGAGCGGGTCGTGATCTTCCCGCACGCGATCCGCAATGCTCTGATTCCCATCGTCACGATCGTCGGGTTGCAGTTCGGCGGGCTGCTCGCCGGATCGGTGATCGTGGAGATGGTGTTCAGCTGGCCTGGCATCGGCCGCCTGCTCATCGAGTCGATCGGCCAGCGTGACTACAACGTGGTGCAGGCGTCCGTCCTGGTCATCGCAGCCGGGTTCGTGGTGGCGAACCTGGTGGTCGATGTGCTCTACGGCTACCTCGATCCACGAGTGAGGTTGGTGTCCCGATGA
- a CDS encoding ABC transporter permease, translating to MTVRTTEAQVAPAASGAATRRGRSNTVGRKRIIGCLIVIACYVLIALIGPLLMQYDPVRTFTEDRLLPPGSTTSQGTVALFGTDQVGQDILAQMMLGARVSITVGAGTLALAGFIGVTIGLLAGYRGGWLDSVLMRLADIQLSFPSILLAILIAAVVGPSVVNVIVVLAITNWVTFARVTRGQVLTVKNREYVDAARTLGARHLHLVLRTIFPACLAPILVVATVELGQVILAEASLSFLGLGVPTGVPSWGTTIANGRSYLGDAWWISTLPGVALATLVLTCGVLGDAMRDRYDPKMRSL from the coding sequence ATGACCGTGCGAACCACTGAAGCCCAGGTTGCCCCTGCAGCATCCGGTGCCGCCACGCGCCGTGGCCGATCGAACACGGTGGGCCGCAAACGCATCATCGGATGCCTGATCGTGATCGCCTGCTATGTCCTCATCGCGCTGATCGGGCCGCTGCTGATGCAGTACGACCCCGTGCGCACGTTCACCGAGGATCGGCTCCTCCCTCCAGGAAGCACCACCTCCCAGGGGACTGTCGCACTGTTCGGTACCGACCAGGTGGGCCAGGACATCCTGGCTCAGATGATGCTCGGCGCACGCGTCTCGATCACTGTGGGCGCCGGCACCCTGGCGCTGGCCGGCTTCATCGGCGTCACCATCGGGCTCCTGGCCGGGTATCGCGGCGGCTGGCTCGATTCGGTGCTGATGCGGTTAGCCGATATCCAGCTCTCCTTCCCGTCGATCCTGCTCGCCATCCTGATCGCAGCGGTTGTCGGCCCCAGCGTCGTGAACGTCATCGTCGTCCTCGCGATCACGAACTGGGTGACCTTCGCACGCGTCACCCGGGGGCAAGTGCTGACCGTGAAGAATCGTGAGTACGTCGACGCGGCGCGCACCCTCGGTGCCCGGCATCTGCACCTCGTTCTGCGCACCATCTTCCCGGCGTGCCTCGCGCCGATCCTGGTCGTGGCCACCGTCGAGCTCGGGCAGGTCATCCTCGCGGAGGCGTCACTGTCCTTCCTCGGACTCGGCGTACCGACCGGTGTGCCGAGCTGGGGCACCACGATCGCGAACGGCCGCTCGTACCTCGGCGACGCCTGGTGGATCTCCACACTCCCCGGTGTCGCCCTCGCGACTCTGGTCCTCACCTGCGGGGTGCTGGGTGATGCGATGCGGGACCGCTACGACCCGAAGATGAGGAGCCTGTGA
- a CDS encoding ABC transporter ATP-binding protein has protein sequence MGNAESASPLLAVDGLTVEFSTRAGSVRPLDAITFDIARGETVALLGESGSGKSVTAQAIMGLLPRPAGRITSGRITFDGDELTAMSPEKVRALCGTRIAMIFQDPLSSLNPVFRIGAQVAEPLRRRLGMRQQDAMRRALELLRRVGIPDAERRMHHYPHQFSGGQRQRIMIAMALALDPDLLIADEPTTALDVTVQAQIMQLLSDLQAEHGMAILLITHDLGVVADAASRAVVLYAGRVAEEGRIRDVYDNSAHPYTEGLLASIPQADQGGGKLRSITGAPPNPLAFPQGCRFHPRCPYAQERCRDERPELRHPTGWASDQAASCHFTEEVLQHG, from the coding sequence ATGGGCAACGCCGAGTCGGCATCACCGCTGTTGGCCGTGGACGGTCTCACCGTCGAGTTCTCCACGCGGGCCGGGTCCGTCCGCCCGCTCGACGCGATCACCTTCGATATCGCTCGGGGTGAGACCGTGGCCCTGCTGGGCGAGTCGGGCAGCGGCAAGTCGGTCACGGCCCAAGCGATCATGGGTCTGCTCCCGCGGCCCGCTGGTCGGATCACGAGCGGTCGGATCACCTTCGATGGCGACGAGCTCACCGCGATGTCACCGGAGAAGGTCCGCGCCCTGTGCGGTACCCGCATCGCGATGATCTTCCAGGATCCGCTGAGCTCGTTGAATCCGGTCTTCCGCATCGGCGCCCAGGTCGCCGAACCGCTCCGGCGGCGCCTCGGAATGCGCCAACAGGATGCGATGCGGCGTGCCCTGGAGCTGCTCAGGCGCGTCGGCATCCCCGACGCCGAGCGCCGGATGCACCACTATCCGCACCAGTTCTCGGGTGGTCAGCGCCAACGCATCATGATCGCGATGGCACTCGCCCTCGATCCGGACCTCCTCATCGCCGACGAACCCACCACCGCCCTCGATGTGACCGTGCAGGCACAGATCATGCAGCTCTTGAGCGACCTGCAGGCCGAGCACGGGATGGCGATCTTGTTGATCACGCACGATCTCGGTGTGGTCGCTGATGCGGCCTCGCGCGCCGTGGTGCTCTACGCCGGACGGGTCGCCGAGGAGGGGCGGATCCGTGACGTCTATGACAACTCCGCACACCCGTACACCGAGGGACTGCTCGCCTCGATCCCGCAGGCCGACCAGGGCGGAGGGAAGCTCCGCTCCATCACGGGAGCGCCACCGAACCCGCTCGCGTTCCCGCAGGGGTGCCGATTCCATCCGCGGTGCCCCTACGCGCAGGAACGCTGCCGTGACGAGCGGCCCGAACTGCGCCATCCCACGGGTTGGGCGTCGGATCAGGCCGCCTCATGCCACTTCACCGAGGAGGTGCTCCAGCATGGCTGA
- a CDS encoding ABC transporter ATP-binding protein, protein MAEPLLRVRDLVTTYPIRSALLRRKVGEVRAVDGVTFDVERGQTVGLVGESGSGKSTLARTIVGLERAESGSIEFQGRDLVRLSAAQMRPLRRDIQMVFQDPYTALNPRLTVRQILSEAWRIHPDLLAEDEWDAEVVRLLDVVGLDAQYADRYPHQFSGGQRQRIGIARALAVKPQLIVCDEAVSALDVSVQAQVLNLLDDLQQEFGLTYLFIAHDLSVVRHISDDVIVMNHGSVVEHAPTEDLFAHPQHDYTKALLAAVPVVRPWLEGSTR, encoded by the coding sequence ATGGCTGAACCCCTGCTGCGCGTCCGCGACCTGGTCACCACCTACCCGATCCGGTCGGCACTGCTACGACGCAAGGTCGGTGAGGTGCGCGCCGTCGACGGGGTGACCTTCGATGTGGAGCGCGGACAGACGGTGGGCCTCGTGGGCGAGTCCGGCTCCGGCAAGTCCACGCTCGCACGCACCATCGTCGGCCTCGAACGCGCCGAATCGGGATCGATCGAGTTCCAGGGCCGGGATCTCGTCCGGCTGTCCGCAGCACAGATGCGGCCGCTGCGGCGCGACATCCAGATGGTCTTCCAGGACCCGTACACGGCGCTCAATCCTCGCCTCACCGTGCGGCAGATCCTGTCCGAGGCCTGGCGGATCCATCCCGACCTCCTCGCCGAGGACGAGTGGGACGCCGAGGTGGTGCGGCTCCTCGATGTCGTGGGCCTCGACGCACAGTACGCCGACCGCTACCCGCACCAGTTCTCCGGTGGCCAGCGCCAGCGCATCGGCATCGCCCGGGCGCTCGCCGTCAAGCCCCAGCTCATCGTCTGCGACGAGGCGGTCTCCGCACTCGACGTCTCCGTCCAGGCCCAGGTGCTCAACCTCCTCGACGACCTGCAGCAGGAGTTCGGCCTCACCTACCTGTTCATCGCCCACGATCTCTCCGTCGTCCGGCACATCAGCGACGACGTCATCGTGATGAATCACGGATCGGTCGTGGAGCACGCGCCCACCGAGGACCTGTTCGCCCATCCGCAGCACGACTACACCAAGGCCCTGCTGGCCGCGGTACCCGTGGTGCGCCCCTGGCTGGAGGGCAGTACGCGATGA
- a CDS encoding histidine phosphatase family protein, which produces MTTIHLVRHGEAVWNAEGKYQGQADSGLTDLGHEQAHRAAAWLRASFPHVDGVAHSDLPRVRDTAAPFLTATGHNPLVDARLREIDVGSWAGRTFEEIASAEPASVAAAASGADVRRGGGETFAELRRRVVAALDEITASHPPGATLVVFTHGGPIRVATAAALSLPAPGHYPIGSPDNCSVTTLAWNPGRLLAFNQQTVGTRSAPSTTTDQETRCP; this is translated from the coding sequence ATGACGACGATCCATCTGGTCCGACACGGCGAGGCCGTGTGGAACGCCGAGGGCAAGTACCAGGGGCAAGCCGATTCCGGGCTCACCGACCTGGGTCACGAGCAAGCCCACCGCGCCGCCGCGTGGCTGCGTGCATCGTTCCCGCACGTCGACGGCGTCGCACACAGTGACCTGCCCCGGGTACGGGATACGGCGGCCCCGTTCCTGACGGCGACGGGGCACAATCCGCTGGTCGACGCGCGGCTGCGGGAGATCGACGTCGGATCCTGGGCGGGCCGGACCTTCGAGGAGATCGCGTCTGCAGAACCGGCGTCCGTCGCCGCCGCGGCGAGCGGCGCGGACGTGCGCCGTGGTGGCGGAGAGACCTTCGCCGAACTGCGCCGGCGGGTGGTCGCAGCACTGGACGAGATCACCGCGTCGCACCCGCCGGGAGCCACCCTCGTGGTGTTCACCCACGGCGGTCCGATCCGGGTCGCCACCGCCGCTGCCCTGAGTTTGCCCGCGCCCGGCCATTACCCGATCGGTTCACCGGACAACTGCTCGGTCACCACCCTTGCCTGGAACCCGGGACGACTCCTCGCCTTCAACCAGCAGACCGTCGGCACCCGGTCGGCACCGAGCACCACCACAGACCAGGAGACCCGATGCCCCTGA
- a CDS encoding ABC transporter substrate-binding protein, which yields MGITRRHGGVAAAVLATALTVVGCTTTTEGGDGETAPQELTYVPAFFPVSLDPHNFPAEEGTQVAAQQTLETLVTYNDGEAQPLLAESWEYSDDELTLTFQLRDDVTFSDGTPFTAEDAKASLDRLIELDKALAPLFAAVTETRADDDHTFSIVTSEPLGTLLASMSLVFIGQAGAMGEDSYWRAPVGTGPFIVDDYVADDHVTYSRNDDYWGEAAQLDTLEMVSMPEVAARITALGTGEVDVISSIPPDQVAGVQDQDGVEFIQDAGYLYYFIWFNHNEEPFDDQRVRQAMWHAVDVEGIVSDLYGEGATAATAPIPQAAFGAADNGLYEHDPERARELLADAGFPDGFETSMQWPREGGPNIRSLGQAFISAWAEVGIDVEPLEKERASWLEDFGSMNWDLNLQTNTTATGDADFTLNRLYTCEADRLGYCNPELDDLLAQARASLDPDERSELYDQANEIMWEEAPGIFPADIQNNLAYGSQVRGLELPPNNRPYFSTVSIE from the coding sequence ATGGGTATCACCAGACGTCACGGCGGTGTCGCCGCGGCCGTGCTGGCCACGGCACTCACCGTTGTCGGCTGTACGACGACCACCGAGGGAGGTGACGGCGAGACGGCTCCGCAGGAGCTCACCTACGTCCCTGCGTTCTTTCCCGTGTCCCTGGATCCGCACAACTTCCCGGCTGAGGAAGGCACCCAGGTCGCCGCTCAGCAGACACTCGAGACACTCGTCACCTACAACGACGGTGAGGCACAACCATTACTCGCGGAGTCATGGGAGTACTCCGACGATGAGCTCACACTGACCTTCCAGCTGCGCGACGACGTGACGTTCAGCGACGGCACGCCGTTCACGGCCGAGGATGCGAAGGCGTCCCTGGACCGGCTGATCGAGCTCGACAAGGCACTCGCGCCGCTGTTCGCCGCGGTCACCGAGACACGCGCGGACGACGACCACACGTTCTCCATCGTCACGAGCGAACCGCTCGGAACCCTCCTCGCATCGATGTCGCTGGTCTTCATCGGCCAGGCCGGTGCCATGGGCGAGGACTCCTACTGGCGGGCCCCTGTGGGCACCGGCCCGTTCATCGTCGACGACTATGTCGCCGACGATCACGTGACCTATTCACGCAACGACGACTACTGGGGCGAGGCCGCCCAGCTCGACACGCTCGAGATGGTGAGCATGCCTGAGGTCGCCGCCAGGATCACCGCGTTGGGAACCGGTGAGGTCGATGTGATCTCGTCGATCCCGCCCGACCAGGTCGCTGGCGTTCAGGATCAGGACGGAGTCGAGTTCATCCAGGACGCCGGCTATCTCTATTACTTCATCTGGTTCAACCACAACGAGGAACCGTTCGACGATCAGCGCGTCCGCCAGGCGATGTGGCACGCGGTCGACGTCGAGGGCATCGTCTCCGACCTCTACGGCGAGGGCGCCACGGCGGCAACAGCACCGATCCCGCAAGCCGCGTTCGGTGCGGCCGACAACGGACTGTACGAGCACGACCCCGAGCGGGCCCGGGAGCTGCTCGCGGACGCCGGATTCCCGGATGGCTTCGAGACCTCGATGCAGTGGCCGCGAGAAGGTGGTCCGAACATCCGCTCGCTCGGCCAAGCCTTCATCTCGGCGTGGGCCGAGGTGGGCATCGACGTGGAACCTCTCGAGAAGGAACGCGCCAGCTGGCTGGAGGACTTCGGGTCGATGAACTGGGACCTGAACCTGCAGACCAACACCACCGCCACTGGTGACGCAGACTTCACGCTGAACCGCCTGTACACGTGCGAGGCCGATCGCCTCGGCTACTGCAATCCGGAACTCGACGACCTGCTCGCCCAGGCACGTGCATCGCTGGACCCGGACGAGCGGAGCGAACTCTACGACCAGGCGAACGAGATCATGTGGGAGGAGGCCCCGGGCATCTTCCCGGCGGACATCCAGAACAACCTGGCCTACGGCTCGCAGGTGCGTGGACTGGAGCTACCTCCGAACAACCGGCCCTACTTCTCCACCGTCTCGATCGAGTGA
- a CDS encoding CHRD domain-containing protein, with amino-acid sequence MPVPLPSAGRARRGAAVAALALGLTAVAAPAGAAPNFVPLNVGQETTGSNTGASGSFTYTIEGDQLCFTLSARNLSVSAAAAHIHVAPRNAAGPVVVPLSVGDGTSFSVSDCVTADAEVLGAIDDNPRSYYVNVHTPTFPGGEIRGQLTH; translated from the coding sequence ATGCCTGTTCCCCTGCCCTCCGCTGGCCGTGCCCGTCGTGGCGCCGCCGTCGCAGCCCTCGCTCTCGGACTGACCGCCGTGGCCGCACCCGCCGGCGCGGCACCGAACTTCGTTCCTCTCAACGTCGGTCAGGAGACGACCGGTTCGAACACGGGGGCGAGCGGATCGTTCACCTACACCATCGAGGGCGATCAGCTCTGCTTCACGCTCAGCGCCCGGAACCTCTCGGTGTCGGCTGCCGCCGCCCACATCCACGTCGCTCCCCGCAATGCCGCCGGTCCTGTGGTGGTCCCGCTCAGCGTCGGGGACGGGACGTCGTTCAGTGTCTCGGACTGTGTCACCGCCGATGCCGAGGTGCTCGGCGCTATCGATGACAACCCCAGGTCCTACTACGTGAACGTCCACACGCCGACGTTCCCGGGTGGGGAGATCCGGGGGCAGCTCACGCACTGA